Proteins encoded in a region of the Raphanus sativus cultivar WK10039 chromosome 8, ASM80110v3, whole genome shotgun sequence genome:
- the LOC108819607 gene encoding uncharacterized protein LOC108819607: MVMASSSSLSALPSPHTPRFSQTLSSHFLAPCSVLSLKHASSLLKSRIRISSRRVRTKTLVVVSAQTSILKVLRTAWNIGKDGIEAGTNLVPVSVPRPVARISVTIAALAVSLFVLKSFVSTAFFVLGTMGFAYFLFIALNKDEAPKQRGEDTISGSNKPMDDDPLEEAKKIMDKYK; this comes from the exons ATGgtcatggcttcttcttcttctctctctgcGTTACCGTCGCCTCACACTCCAAGATTCTCACAAACCCTAAGTTCTCATTTCCTCGCCCCTTGTTCTGTTTTGAGCCTAAAACACGCATCATCGCTCCTTAAATCGAGGATCAGAATCTCCTCTCGTCGTGTGCGGACAAAAACACTCGTTGTTGTGTCTGCCCAGACTAGTATCCTGAAAG TACTTAGAACCGCGTGGAATATTGGGAAAGATGGAATCGAAGCAGGAACCAACCTAGTACCT GTTTCTGTGCCTAGACCTGTTGCTAGGATCTCAGTGACAATTGCAGCATTGGCGGTTTCATTGTTTGTTCTCAAGTCGTTTGTATCAACTGCTTTCTTTGTATTG GGTACAATGGGATTTGCATATTTCTTATTCATAGCCTTGAACAAAGATGAAGCTCCTAAACAGAGAGGAGAAGATACTATTTCTGGTTCCAACAAACCAATGGATGATGATCCACTTGAAGAAGCAAAGAAAATTATGGACAAGTACAAGTAA
- the LOC108821790 gene encoding heat shock 70 kDa protein 16-like, giving the protein MLSWAKQPNPTRTRKHFQFGSLLLGMLSWAKKPNPTRTRIHFQFGSLLVKGFYANHDAVSPDSPSQIGSFTIRTFQISHAEAACVKVRVQLNLHGIVTIDSASDLERIAGRASTYYIVKSNSPPKKSEHNGSHGSRKSDDMELDH; this is encoded by the exons ATGTTGTCGTGGGCCAAACAACCCAACCCTACCAGAACCCGAAAACACTTTCAATTTGGAAGCCTTTTACTAGGGATGTTGTCATGGGCCAAAAAACCCAACCCTACCCGAACCCGAATACACTTTCAATTTGGAAGCCTTTTAGTAAAAGGCTTTTACGCAAACCATGATGCAGTATCTCCGGATTCACCAAGTCAGATTGGCAGTTTTACG ATTCGTACTTTTCAAATTTCCCACGCAGAAGCAGCATGTGTCAAAGTGAGAGTTCAGCTAAATCTCCACGGAATTGTCACCATCGATTCAGCTTCT GATCTAGAACGTATTGCAGGACGTGCAAGTACATACTACATTGTGAAATCAAACTCTCCTCCTAAGAAATCAGAGCATAACGGATCACATGGAAGTAGAAAATCAGATGATATGGAGCTTGatcattga